One region of Marivirga arenosa genomic DNA includes:
- a CDS encoding nitroreductase family protein gives MSQAYIKAEEINLGQEQLSLLKDRKSTVAFSDEPINTTQLEQIFEATRWAASCFNEQPWRFIVATKENETLYKKVLNGINPHNQNWAKNAPVLMIAIAKKTFSMNGAENKHSWHDVGLAVGNMSAQATAMGLYLHQMAGIVKENIHQDFEISEDFEVVSAIALGYKLPIEEVPEDLKARESKERTRKEFSEFIYNVDWEKSTFKP, from the coding sequence ATGAGTCAAGCCTATATAAAAGCAGAAGAAATTAATTTAGGACAGGAACAATTATCCTTATTAAAAGACAGAAAAAGTACAGTGGCTTTTTCTGATGAGCCTATCAATACTACACAATTAGAGCAAATATTTGAGGCCACCCGTTGGGCTGCTTCTTGTTTTAATGAACAGCCATGGAGGTTTATTGTAGCCACAAAAGAAAATGAAACTTTATATAAAAAAGTATTAAATGGAATAAATCCTCATAATCAAAATTGGGCTAAAAATGCACCCGTATTGATGATTGCCATCGCTAAAAAAACATTTAGCATGAATGGTGCGGAAAACAAGCATAGCTGGCATGATGTAGGTCTTGCAGTGGGTAATATGTCAGCTCAAGCCACAGCTATGGGTTTATATCTTCACCAAATGGCTGGGATCGTAAAAGAAAACATCCATCAAGATTTTGAGATATCGGAAGATTTTGAAGTGGTATCAGCTATTGCCTTAGGATATAAACTACCAATAGAAGAAGTTCCTGAGGATCTAAAAGCCAGAGAAAGCAAGGAAAGAACTAGAAAAGAGTTTTCAGAATTTATATACAATGTAGATTGGGAAAAAAGTACTTTTAAACCATGA